Sequence from the Methanobrevibacter arboriphilus genome:
TTTATATAGATTATTTATTATAATTAATTTAGTACATTAATATAATTTTTCAGGTTTATAGTTTACTAAATATCATTAATTTTTAATATTGAATAAAAAGGGTTTATGTATGTATAAAAATTCAGCGAGTCATTTTAAAATTTTAATATTTTCATTTACATTGTTTTTAGCTGTTATTTCTTTAGCCTGTGAAGAAACAAATGCTTCTGAAGTAGAAAATGCTCTAGATAATGATTTTTATACTAATAGTTCTAGTGATTTTGAGGTTAATTCTACTAATTATAATACTGTTAATTTTAATAATTCTACTACTTCTACTATTTCTAACATTTCTAACATTTCTAATAGTTCTAATACTTCCAATACTTCTTCTTCTGATTATAATAGTTTTAATTCTGCTAATGTTGATTATAATGAAAATAACGATTCTGGAAAATTATCTGTTCCTAATGTCTATGGTAGTTATGATGAAGGTGTTGTTTTAAGTGCTACTTTAACTGATCAAAATAATAACCCTCTTAGTAATAGAAAAATAATTTTTTATGTTGATGATGTGAAGGTGGGTGAAGCAAATACAAATGAACAAGGAATAGCTAATTTTAATTATAAACCACCAGCTTATGATAATTTTGTTATAAGAGCTAGTTATTCTGGAACTGATTATCCTACTGAAGATGTTGAAGCAGGAATGGCTATTCAAGGAGCTAAATCTTATTTAAAAGTATATCCTGCTTCTGGAATGTTTGGAAAAAATATTACATTAACTGCTTTATTCACTGATAAGAATAATGTTGGTATTTCTAAAAAAGTCATTTATTTTGAGATTAATGGTATTAGAATTGGCCAAGCCACTACAAATAGCCAAGGTTTAGCTAAACTTATTTATAGGCTTGATCAAGTGGGTAATTTACTTGTAACTTCTAAATATGGTGGTAATGATTATAAAGCTGATGATGCAACAGGAAAATTATCTGTATCAAAACTTAAAACTCAAATTTCTATCAATAAATTCAAAGGGTATTATAATCAAAAAAGTGCAATAATAGTTACTTTAAATAAGGGTATAACATCTTTAGTTGGCAAAAAAGTTAAGTTTTATGTAAATAATAAGTTAGTTGGCAATGGAACAATTAATTATCAAACTATGGCAGGCTTAATTTATAAAGTTAAATCTATAGGTAAATTTACTATCAAAGCTGTATTTAATGGTGATGAAAACCATACTAGTGTTACTAAATCAAAAACATTTAGCATACCTTCTTCTACTTTATTTGTAATTAATAATAGATTGGTTAAAAACAAAAGAGTATATATTCAAACCACTTTGATAAATGTTGGTCCTAAAAAATCTTCATTTAAAATATCTTACAAGATTCCTAAAAAGTTTAAATACTTCAAACCAAAGGTTTCTACTGGTAAAGTTATCTATAATGCAAAAAAAAGAACTCTTACATGGACTTTGAAAAAATTAAAAGTTCATAAATCAAAATCTGCAAGATTATATTGGATACTAACATCTAAAAAGGGTAAATTTAACTTAAAACCTAAAGTAATCAAAGCTTCTAGAACTCGACTTGAATATAATAATAAATTGTCATTTGTAGTAAGATAAATAGTAGTTATAATGGTTATAATATATATAATAGCTATAAATAGCTTTATATGATAACTATAAATAATTGTACATAATAATTTTGTGAATAAATAGTATAAATGAATAATTACACAGTATTTGGATGAATCAAGAATATATTATTTTAAATAATTGAATAAAACCTTAAAAAATTTATAAAAAATACTAGGGGGAAAAATTCATGGGAATTAATTTTAAAAAAATATCTGTTATATTAGTTATATTATTTTTTGTTAGTATATGCTTCATGAATTTTTCTTTTGCAGAAAATACTGATTCATCTAATTCTAATGATATTAGTGATACTAATATTGTTAGTAATAAGAATGTTAACACTATTGAAACTGCTAATTCAAATGTAAAATCTAATTCTGTTCAAACTGTAACTCCAAAATCTAGACTTACTGTTATTGTAAAAGAAGCATATAATAAAACCTCAAAAAAACTTAGCGAGGATGGTTTTGCTGTAAAAGGGGCTTATGTGAGGATAACTGACTTATCTAAAAATCTTGTTTCGTCTGGGTATACTGATCAATATGGTAAAGTTAATTTTGATTTAAATCCTGGAACCTATTTAATAAATATTTCTTATCTTAATTCAACTTATTTGTCTTATTCAGGTACTAAGACATTAAGTTATTATTCTGATAATTTTACTCATTTGTTTGTTCCAGATATTATTTTTGTAACTCCTTATAGTGGTAATAAAATTAAAATTGATAAATTAATGAATGTAAGTGATAGAGTTTATTATTTAGATTCTCAAGCATCTAAAACTGATTTATTGAAAATGCAATGGATACTTGATTATGCCAATTTTATTTATATTGATATGTATATGACAGGGTCATATGAATTTAGCTATGAATGGTTTATTGATACTCCTGCAAATAAAAAAGGTAATATTGCTTATTGTTTTGGTGATTACAGTGATGTTGATTCATATGGCCTAAATTTTATTGGAGGTAATGTTAGTAGTATTGAAAATACATTTGTAGGAACTTATTATCAAGCTGAAGAACTTCCTCTTAGTGAAGTTTTAATTAAGAATATGGAAAATTTATTTGATTACATTTTATTTTTAATGAATGAATCTAACATTGACCCTACAGAAGATACAAACAGAACTCCTCTGATAGATTCTATTTGGGGAATATATCATCCAAATCTGGAAGAACAAGTAATAGATTTTAGACCTAATCCAGAAGATGTAGCTAATTGGATTAGATCAAACCCTGGTTTTGATGGTGATGGACAAGGTAGTTTAAATTGGATGGTGGAAAATTATATTGAATGGCTTAACACTACAAGTATTTCAGATCTTTTTGAAAGATTTGAAAACCTGTATAATGAATATAAAAAAGCTAATAATATCACTGAATCTGGTTATGTGATTATAGCTAGCTATGGTTATGGGGGCTCATTAGTAGATGCTTTAATTAAAGGATATGAATCAAAGAAAAGACCATCATTCAATGTATTTCAAAGAGTAACATCTCCATCAATGGCTTCAATTCTTTTAAATGTAAGTTCAAAATTCAATATAGTTGCTGTAAACTCATTATATAGTTGGTCTATGGATTATAATAATATGGGTGATGGTGGAGCTATTGATGAATTTACAAAGATTAATGTTGAAATCTTAAAAGCATTACATGATATAAGTGAATACAGTTATAATAGTCAATATGGTCCACAATCAGAATGGACATATGGTGTTACTATTCCAAGTATGGAAGGAGTATATGGGGCTATTGCCGTTTCATATGTTGATAAGGAAGGAAATTCTCATGTTATAAAAGATGGTGTTAAAAAATTAGTAGAAACCACATTAGGCTGGGCTAACTTAAAAGAAAAAGATAATTTTGATAAAAAAATAGCTGTTATTTTATATAATTATCCTCCTGGAAAAGCAGAAATTGGAGCTTCTTATTTAGATGTTTTCCAAAGTGTTCATGATTTATTAATCCAATTATCTAGAGCAGGATATAATATTGGAATGTCTGAAGAAGAAATTCCTAATTCTACAACACTTTATACTCTCCTTTCAATGTTTGGTAATAAAGGGTCATGGGCACAAGGGCTTTTAGATAGTTATGTTGAAGGTAAGTGGGATAAACTTGTAAAAGATCCAAATGATCTTGCAATAATAGAATCATATCTTAAATATTTTGATCTTAATAAGAATAATCAATTAGTTGATTTACTTCAATATATAAAATTTTATAAAAGTTTAAACAAAACACTCCAAGATCAATTGATTAAAAAATGGGGTTCTGGTATTGGAAATATAATGGTTTATAATGATTCTTATATTGTAATTCCTGGTATGATGTGTGGAAATATTTTTATAACTTTTCAACCAAGTAGAGGATGGGAAGAAGTTGAAAATTATCATGATTTGACTCTTCCTCCTCATCAACAATACATAACTTTTTATTGTTGGCTTAAAGAAGTTTTTAAAGCAGATGCTATGATTCATATGGGAACTCATGGTACCTTAGAATTCTTGCCTGGAAGATCTATAGGATTACAAGGTGATGATTGGACTTTTGAATTATCTGGTATTCCTAATATTTATCCTTATATTGTTTCTAATCCTGGGGAAGCTTTAGTAGCTAAAGAAAGATCAATGGCTCTTGTGATAAGTCATATGACTCCAGCAATGGTTGTTTCTGAACTATATGATGATTTAGTAAAATTAAATAGTTATATGGCTCTTTATAATGAGCACATGAATAAGGGAGAAATTTCTCTTGCTGAATCATACAAAAACCTTATATTAAATCTTTCAAAAGAACTTTATTTTGATGGTCCAACTAAAAATCAAAGTTTTGACAAATGGCTAGATGAACTTCATCACTATCTTGAAGATTTAGATAATGATATTATCACATTTGGTTTACATTCATTAGGTTATGTATTAACTGGTGATGAGATGGTTCAAGAGGTTATTACAATTGTATCATCTAAAACTCATATATATAATTATATTAAGAATATGCTTTATCCTGAATATAAGGATATAGATTATAACGATATGAAATATGATCAAAAATATCATAATGTAACTAATAAAACTCAAGAATGGCTAATAAATTTTATAGAGCAACTTTTAATGGGAAATATTACTAATATGACTGAATTTTTCAATGAATTGGGAATTATTGATGAAACTTTTATGTCTAATCTTGATTATTGTAATCAGACTATAAGAAATATTCAAGATAATATGGAGTGGGAATCAATATTGAAGGCTTTGTCTGGGGAATATGTTTTACCTGGATTAGCTGTTGATCCTGCATATGGCGAGTCATTACCTACTGGTAGAAATATTTATACTACAGATACTACTAAAATGCCAAGTCAAGCAGCTTGGGGGGCAGGTAAGAAGATTGTAGATCAATTGTTAGTTCAGTATTATGAAAAGAATGGTAAGTTTCCTGAATTAGTTGGACTTGTAATGTGGGGTACTGAAATATTACGTACTGAAGGTATTGGGATAGCTGAATTTTTGTACTTTTTAGGTGTTTCACCTGAATGGGATAAAACAGGAAAAGTAACTGGAGTAAGTTTAATACCATTAGAAGATTTAAAAATTAAATTATCTAATGGTAAAGTAATTAATCGTCCTCGTATTGATGTTTATGCTAGTGCTGTTACAAGTAATGTTTATTGGATTTCTTTAATGGTTAATGCAGTAAAATTAGTAAATGATACTGATGAATCTTTTAAATGGAATTATATTAAAAAACATTATAATGAAACTCCTTCTTTAGATCGTATATTTGGTCTTCCAGGTGCTGTTCTTGAAGGAACTGGTATGAGTGATTATATTCCAAATACTAATAAATGGTGGAATAGTACAAATCTTACTAAAGACTTAGCAGAAATCTATCTTTCAAGAGTATCAAACTCTTGGACTGTTGATGAAAATGGTAGATTAGTTGTAAGTGAAAAAAGAGAGACTTATGAATATCTTCTTGGAAAAACAGACTTAATAACTCAAAATATTGATAGTACATGGAGATTCTTAGATAGTGATGATTATTATGATTGGTTTGGAGGTTTACTTGGAGCTAGTCAATATTTAGGAGCAAATCCTGACACTGGAATTGTAGATATTAGAAATTCTAATAATTATGTAAGTAGAACTTTAGAGGAAGAAATTGAATTTGAAATAAGATCTATGATTTTAAATCCAAAATATAGAGATGAACTCTTAAAAAGTGCTTCAGGATGGTTATCTTATTCAGAAAAATACGAATATATTTTTGGATTTGTATCAACAGCTACTGGAAAAGATGGAAAAAGTTTAATTTCAGATAGTGTATGGAATGGCTTAGCTAAAAATCTTTTAAGTCCTTCCTTTAATGTTGATTCTGACTTTAAATCTGCTTCTTTCCAGAGTATGGCGGGTTGGGTTATTGTCGCTGCTCAAAAAGGTTTATTCAATGTAGATCCTAAAGTATTACAAGATATAATAGATAAATATATAAATGAAACCATTAATTATGGAGTAGCTTGCTGTCACCATACTTGTGCAAATTTAGAGTTTAATAAATTGGTTGTTCAAGCTTCATCTTTATCTTATGATAAAAAAAAGAAGTTTTTAGAAGAATTAGAATCTTCAACAAAAGTTAAGTACGATGTTAGTGCAATTTTAGGTACTAAACATTATGAAGGACAATTACAAGATTGGGGAAGTCAAGATTTATCTGGTTATCAAGGAAAAAGCCAATATTCTCCAAACACACAGGGAGCAATGAATCCAGATGGGGGTTCTGGGGACAGTAGTTCAGCTGGAGAATCTGGTGCTAATGGTCCGAATGGTGAAGCTGGAACAAGTGGAGATTCATCATCTCAAGGTGATCAATCTAGTTCTGCAGCTGGTCAAGGGGATAGTAAATCATATGAAGTTGATAAAAATCAACAGAATACTAGTGGTGAAGAATCTGGTGTTTCTGCAGCATTTATAGTTGCAGTATTAGCTTTAATAGGTTTATTTGTTGTAGGATATGTTAGAAATAAATCAGAGGAATAAAAGCAATAGAACAAAATAATAGAATGAAAACATTATCTTTTAGCTATTATTTTCATCATTATTTTTATAAATTTAACTTTAATATTCCTTTTAATATTTAGAGGTATAATAATAGGATAAATTTATAAAAATTAATTAAATTCAAATATAAAAATATATGAGGTAAAATAAATGATATCAAAAAAATTCACATTTTTTTTAGCTATTTTTTTAATTTTTATAGCTATGGGAACTGTAAGTGCATCTGATGAAAATGGTACTTCAACAAATTCGTCTACTTCAACAAATTCATCTAAAGAAATATCAATTAATGATGATAATTATGATATTTACTTTGATTCAGATGGAAAAATTAAAGATGACTCTGATTTTGAAGATGGAGATACTTTATTCATCAATGGAACTTTAACTAATAAAAAATTAAATTTTGATAAAAAAATCGTTATCGATGGTAAAAAATCTGGTAAAATTATTAATTCTACAATCAAAATAAGTGAAGATGCTTCTGGATCTACAATTAAAAATCTTATTTTTGATAATATTGATAAAATGGCTATTAATTTAGATGGTGATGTTTCTAATATTAATATTATTAATAATATTATTAATATTAGAGGAACTAGCTTAATGTCAGCTTCTGGTAATCTTTATGGTATTTATTCTATAGGGGCTGGAAATTTTATAAATATATCTGATAATGTTATTAATATGGTGGGTGAAGCTCTTCGTACTTATGGAATGTATATTCAGCCAGATATATCTGGAGGATATTCTAATCCAGGTATGAATCCAATGAATTATATAATTAGTAATAATATAATAACTGGTGTTGTAGATGGATCTGGTTCTGGAGGAGGTATTTGGGGTATTCAAGCCGATTCTATAATTAATCTCACAATATTTAAAAATCAGTTAGATTTAAAATCTGAAAACTTTGTTTATGGAATTGTAGTATCTGATTTGGTTCCATCAACAGCAAGTGTTGAATATACTGTTTCTAATGTAAATATTAGTGATAATATTATCAAA
This genomic interval carries:
- a CDS encoding cobaltochelatase subunit CobN yields the protein MGINFKKISVILVILFFVSICFMNFSFAENTDSSNSNDISDTNIVSNKNVNTIETANSNVKSNSVQTVTPKSRLTVIVKEAYNKTSKKLSEDGFAVKGAYVRITDLSKNLVSSGYTDQYGKVNFDLNPGTYLINISYLNSTYLSYSGTKTLSYYSDNFTHLFVPDIIFVTPYSGNKIKIDKLMNVSDRVYYLDSQASKTDLLKMQWILDYANFIYIDMYMTGSYEFSYEWFIDTPANKKGNIAYCFGDYSDVDSYGLNFIGGNVSSIENTFVGTYYQAEELPLSEVLIKNMENLFDYILFLMNESNIDPTEDTNRTPLIDSIWGIYHPNLEEQVIDFRPNPEDVANWIRSNPGFDGDGQGSLNWMVENYIEWLNTTSISDLFERFENLYNEYKKANNITESGYVIIASYGYGGSLVDALIKGYESKKRPSFNVFQRVTSPSMASILLNVSSKFNIVAVNSLYSWSMDYNNMGDGGAIDEFTKINVEILKALHDISEYSYNSQYGPQSEWTYGVTIPSMEGVYGAIAVSYVDKEGNSHVIKDGVKKLVETTLGWANLKEKDNFDKKIAVILYNYPPGKAEIGASYLDVFQSVHDLLIQLSRAGYNIGMSEEEIPNSTTLYTLLSMFGNKGSWAQGLLDSYVEGKWDKLVKDPNDLAIIESYLKYFDLNKNNQLVDLLQYIKFYKSLNKTLQDQLIKKWGSGIGNIMVYNDSYIVIPGMMCGNIFITFQPSRGWEEVENYHDLTLPPHQQYITFYCWLKEVFKADAMIHMGTHGTLEFLPGRSIGLQGDDWTFELSGIPNIYPYIVSNPGEALVAKERSMALVISHMTPAMVVSELYDDLVKLNSYMALYNEHMNKGEISLAESYKNLILNLSKELYFDGPTKNQSFDKWLDELHHYLEDLDNDIITFGLHSLGYVLTGDEMVQEVITIVSSKTHIYNYIKNMLYPEYKDIDYNDMKYDQKYHNVTNKTQEWLINFIEQLLMGNITNMTEFFNELGIIDETFMSNLDYCNQTIRNIQDNMEWESILKALSGEYVLPGLAVDPAYGESLPTGRNIYTTDTTKMPSQAAWGAGKKIVDQLLVQYYEKNGKFPELVGLVMWGTEILRTEGIGIAEFLYFLGVSPEWDKTGKVTGVSLIPLEDLKIKLSNGKVINRPRIDVYASAVTSNVYWISLMVNAVKLVNDTDESFKWNYIKKHYNETPSLDRIFGLPGAVLEGTGMSDYIPNTNKWWNSTNLTKDLAEIYLSRVSNSWTVDENGRLVVSEKRETYEYLLGKTDLITQNIDSTWRFLDSDDYYDWFGGLLGASQYLGANPDTGIVDIRNSNNYVSRTLEEEIEFEIRSMILNPKYRDELLKSASGWLSYSEKYEYIFGFVSTATGKDGKSLISDSVWNGLAKNLLSPSFNVDSDFKSASFQSMAGWVIVAAQKGLFNVDPKVLQDIIDKYINETINYGVACCHHTCANLEFNKLVVQASSLSYDKKKKFLEELESSTKVKYDVSAILGTKHYEGQLQDWGSQDLSGYQGKSQYSPNTQGAMNPDGGSGDSSSAGESGANGPNGEAGTSGDSSSQGDQSSSAAGQGDSKSYEVDKNQQNTSGEESGVSAAFIVAVLALIGLFVVGYVRNKSEE
- a CDS encoding Ig-like domain-containing protein encodes the protein MYKNSASHFKILIFSFTLFLAVISLACEETNASEVENALDNDFYTNSSSDFEVNSTNYNTVNFNNSTTSTISNISNISNSSNTSNTSSSDYNSFNSANVDYNENNDSGKLSVPNVYGSYDEGVVLSATLTDQNNNPLSNRKIIFYVDDVKVGEANTNEQGIANFNYKPPAYDNFVIRASYSGTDYPTEDVEAGMAIQGAKSYLKVYPASGMFGKNITLTALFTDKNNVGISKKVIYFEINGIRIGQATTNSQGLAKLIYRLDQVGNLLVTSKYGGNDYKADDATGKLSVSKLKTQISINKFKGYYNQKSAIIVTLNKGITSLVGKKVKFYVNNKLVGNGTINYQTMAGLIYKVKSIGKFTIKAVFNGDENHTSVTKSKTFSIPSSTLFVINNRLVKNKRVYIQTTLINVGPKKSSFKISYKIPKKFKYFKPKVSTGKVIYNAKKRTLTWTLKKLKVHKSKSARLYWILTSKKGKFNLKPKVIKASRTRLEYNNKLSFVVR